The following are from one region of the Salvia hispanica cultivar TCC Black 2014 chromosome 1, UniMelb_Shisp_WGS_1.0, whole genome shotgun sequence genome:
- the LOC125200548 gene encoding protein SMAX1-LIKE 8-like isoform X2 — MPTPVAAARQCLTQESAAVLDEAVAVARRRGHAQTTSLHMVSSLLSLPNSSLREACGRTRSNAYSTRVQFKALELSLSVSLDRLQAGKGEEREPPVANSLMAAIKRSQANQRRQPENFSFYQQQQQQYSSFSSVPVVKVELRNLIVSILDDPLVSRVFGEAGFRSCDIKLATLRPGIGGFHSSQVYGCTSRYKRPGAPVFLCNLNGEGDLGNLNGGRGFSFPFMGCFAGDDSCRRIGEVMARDRKRCPLLLGISAGDALAAFLETVRGGSGGALPEGMSGLRVERVRDEISRYLRCDCDEEVLGLRLKEVERAAEGGGSGGVVVDFGDLGNLVGEGVGAERLKFVVGNLGKLVVGGGGRIGKVWLIGMAATYEVYFKILNRFPSIEEDWELGVLPITSFKFAMGGSYPSLMESFVPLGGFFSMPPETKSPLSNGCHVARCQLCNDKCEQEVAALSSSASPPAENHQSIGSIKGTDDRVLLNTKIEGLQKKWDAICQQHHMGRGHAHQSSNQVPRVLGFQVRRGNDGSDNESSNSQGNKNQESSTLSTHLQKSSSFKELTSKSGEIPPKFKSPHLDPSTASADDDRTSPSSVTSVTTDLGLAIADAFTPTISNCQSDIVKDPKLLYRALLERVSHQEEAVRSIVEALTRGLGRGNVWINMRGADGLSKKKLGLAMAEVMYRSRESLIYVDLSFQEEMSQVDALFNAQISNKYELTMRGTVVDYLVEKLSKKPAVVFLDNVDKADPVVQNTLLQAAKTGRFTDWCGREVSVSSCVFLGATRLLSEGDTCEDEEHVASVRGSAMQIVVRFDLSDDPTANKRKLVGQERSSIITSNSSSSHETGKRAHKALKSYLDLNLPAEGSEICNTMGSESESSSDNSNSNSWLEELDREVNETVVFKQFDFSTLEKKVFESMAGCLRDVVGCECAVEIEGKAMRQIVGAAYLYGGKIVEDWIGSVVREGFVGAMGKYSLSSRSIVRVDVVGEEQRQGLLPARVAVK; from the exons ATGCCGACGCCCGTCGCCGCCGCCCGCCAATGCCTCACGCAGGAATCGGCGGCCGTCCTCGACGAGGCCGTGGCCGTCGCGCGCCGCCGCGGCCACGCTCAGACGACCTCTCTCCACATGGTCTCCTCGCTCCTGTCGCTCCCGAATTCGTCCCTCCGTGAAGCCTGCGGAAGGACTCGGAGCAATGCTTACTCCACCAGAGTTCAATTCAAGGCGCTGGAGCTCTCATTGAGCGTGTCGCTGGATCGATTGCAGGCGGGGAAGGGCGAGGAGCGGGAGCCGCCGGTGGCGAACTCGCTCATGGCGGCGATCAAGCGGTCGCAGGCGAATCAGCGGCGGCAGCCGGAGAATTTCAGCTTCTaccagcagcagcagcagcagtaCTCGTCGTTCTCGTCGGTTCCGGTGGTGAAGGTGGAGCTGCGGAATCTGATCGTTTCGATTTTAGACGATCCGCTTGTGAGCAGAGTGTTCGGAGAGGCGGGATTCAGGAGCTGCGACATCAAATTGGCGACGCTGCGGCCGGGGATTGGGGGTTTCCACTCGTCGCAGGTGTATGGTTGTACCTCGAGGTACAAGCGGCCTGGTGCGCCTGTGTTTTTGTGCAATTTGAACGGCGAGGGCGATTTGGGGAATTTGAATGGGGGGAGGGGTTTTAGCTTTCCGTTTATGGGGTGTTTCGCGGGGGACGACAGCTGTAGGAGGATAGGTGAGGTTATGGCGAGGGACAGGAAGAGATGCCCGCTTTTGTTGGGGATTTCTGCAGGAGATGCTCTGGCAGCTTTTTTGGAAACCGTGCGAGGCGGAAGCGGCGGCGCGTTGCCGGAGGGGATGAGCGGGCTGCGCGTGGAGCGCGTGAGGGATGAGATTTCGAGGTATTTGAGGTGTGATTGCGATGAGGAGGTGTTGGGGCTGAGGCTGAAGGAAGTGGAGAGGGCGGCGGAGGGCGGAGGGAGCGGTGGCGTGGTGGTGGATTTTGGGGATTTGGGGAATTTGGTGGGGGAGGGCGTGGGTGCGGAGAGGTTGAAGTTTGTGGTGGGGAATTTGGGGAAATTGGTggttggtggtggtgggagGATTGGGAAGGTGTGGCTGATTGGAATGGCGGCGACGTATGAGGTgtatttcaagattttgaacAGGTTTCCCTCCATTGAAGAGGATTGGGAGCTCGGTGTTTTGCCTATTACTTCCTTCAAGTTCGCCATGGGAGGCTCCTACCCTAG CTTGATGGAGTCTTTTGTTCCGCTGGGCGGGTTCTTCTCAATGCCACCAGAGACGAAGAGCCCCTTGAGCAACGGGTGCCATGTGGCTCGTTGCCAGCTATGCAACGACAAGTGCGAACAAGAAGTGGCCGCATTATCAAGCAGTGCATCTCCACCTGCTGAGAACCATCAATCTATTGGTTCCATAAAG GGCACAGATGATAGAGTGTTACTGAACACCAAAATTGAGGGGCTGCAGAAGAAATGGGACGCCATCTGCCAGCAACACCACATGGGACGAGGTCATGCTCACCAATCGAGCAATCAAGTCCCACGTGTTCTTGGCTTCCAAGTCAGGAGAGGGAATGATGGTAGCGACAATGAGTCGTCAAACAGCCAAGGAAACAAGAATCAAGAATCCTCAACCCTGTCCACTCACCTACAAAAGAGCTCCTCTTTCAAAGAACTCACCTCAAAATCTGGTGAAATACCTCCCAAGTTCAAATCTCCACATCTTGATCCTTCAACCGCCAGCGCAGATGATGATCGTACCTCTCCATCTTCAGTTACCTCAGTCACTACTGATCTAGGGTTGGCCATAGCGGATGCATTCACCCCCACCATCTCAAACTGTCAATCTGATATAGTGAAAGATCCCAAGCTGCTCTACAGAGCTCTCCTTGAAAGAGTCAGTCATCAAGAAGAGGCAGTTAGATCCATAGTTGAAGCTCTAACGCGAGGACTCGGTCGTGGGAACGTATGGATCAACATGAGGGGAGCTGATGGATTAAGCAAGAAGAAGCTGGGTCTGGCGATGGCGGAGGTAATGTACAGAAGCAGAGAAAGCCTTATCTATGTGGACTTGAGTTTCCAAGAAGAGATGAGTCAAGTAGATGCTTTGTTCAATGCCCAAATCAGTAACAAATATGAGCTAACAATGAGAGGTACTGTCGTGGATTACTTGGTCGAGAAGCTCAGCAAGAAGCCGGCTGTTGTCTTCCTCGACAATGTCGACAAAGCTGATCCCGTGGTCCAGAATACCCTGCTGCAGGCTGCCAAGACCGGCCGGTTCACAGACTGGTGCGGGCGAGAAGTGAGTGTCAGCAGCTGCGTGTTTCTCGGAGCCACGAGGCTTCTCTCGGAAGGAGACACGTGCGAAGACGAGGAACATGTGGCCAGCGTGAGGGGAAGTGCGATGCAGATAGTGGTGAGATTCGATCTGAGCGATGATCCCACCGCGAATAAAAGGAAGTTGGTCGGGCAGGAAAGGAGTAGCATCATCACcagcaacagcagcagcagccaCGAAACCGGGAAACGTGCACACAAGGCGTTGAAGTCCTACCTAGACTTGAACCTCCCAGCCGAAGGGAGTGAGATATGCAACACGATGGGATCGGAGTCTGAATCCAGCTCTgacaactcaaactcaaactcgTGGCTGGAGGAGCTGGACAGGGAAGTGAACGAAACAGTGGTGTTCAAGCAGTTCGATTTCTCCACACTCGAGAAGAAGGTGTTTGAAAGCATGGCGGGGTGCCTTCGAGACGTGGTCGGGTGCGAATGCGCGGTCGAGATAGAGGGGAAGGCGATGCGGCAGATTGTGGGGGCTGCATACTTGTATGGGGGAAAGATAGTGGAGGATTGGATTGGGAGTGTTGTGAGGGAGGGATTTGTGGGAGCCATGGGGAAGTATAGCCTGAGTAGCCGGTCGATCGTTCGAGTCGACGTCGTCGGGGAGGAGCAGCGGCAAGGGCTGCTGCCGGCCAGAGTTGCAGTCAAGTAG
- the LOC125200548 gene encoding protein SMAX1-LIKE 8-like isoform X1 — protein sequence MPTPVAAARQCLTQESAAVLDEAVAVARRRGHAQTTSLHMVSSLLSLPNSSLREACGRTRSNAYSTRVQFKALELSLSVSLDRLQAGKGEEREPPVANSLMAAIKRSQANQRRQPENFSFYQQQQQQYSSFSSVPVVKVELRNLIVSILDDPLVSRVFGEAGFRSCDIKLATLRPGIGGFHSSQVYGCTSRYKRPGAPVFLCNLNGEGDLGNLNGGRGFSFPFMGCFAGDDSCRRIGEVMARDRKRCPLLLGISAGDALAAFLETVRGGSGGALPEGMSGLRVERVRDEISRYLRCDCDEEVLGLRLKEVERAAEGGGSGGVVVDFGDLGNLVGEGVGAERLKFVVGNLGKLVVGGGGRIGKVWLIGMAATYEVYFKILNRFPSIEEDWELGVLPITSFKFAMGGSYPRSSLMESFVPLGGFFSMPPETKSPLSNGCHVARCQLCNDKCEQEVAALSSSASPPAENHQSIGSIKGTDDRVLLNTKIEGLQKKWDAICQQHHMGRGHAHQSSNQVPRVLGFQVRRGNDGSDNESSNSQGNKNQESSTLSTHLQKSSSFKELTSKSGEIPPKFKSPHLDPSTASADDDRTSPSSVTSVTTDLGLAIADAFTPTISNCQSDIVKDPKLLYRALLERVSHQEEAVRSIVEALTRGLGRGNVWINMRGADGLSKKKLGLAMAEVMYRSRESLIYVDLSFQEEMSQVDALFNAQISNKYELTMRGTVVDYLVEKLSKKPAVVFLDNVDKADPVVQNTLLQAAKTGRFTDWCGREVSVSSCVFLGATRLLSEGDTCEDEEHVASVRGSAMQIVVRFDLSDDPTANKRKLVGQERSSIITSNSSSSHETGKRAHKALKSYLDLNLPAEGSEICNTMGSESESSSDNSNSNSWLEELDREVNETVVFKQFDFSTLEKKVFESMAGCLRDVVGCECAVEIEGKAMRQIVGAAYLYGGKIVEDWIGSVVREGFVGAMGKYSLSSRSIVRVDVVGEEQRQGLLPARVAVK from the exons ATGCCGACGCCCGTCGCCGCCGCCCGCCAATGCCTCACGCAGGAATCGGCGGCCGTCCTCGACGAGGCCGTGGCCGTCGCGCGCCGCCGCGGCCACGCTCAGACGACCTCTCTCCACATGGTCTCCTCGCTCCTGTCGCTCCCGAATTCGTCCCTCCGTGAAGCCTGCGGAAGGACTCGGAGCAATGCTTACTCCACCAGAGTTCAATTCAAGGCGCTGGAGCTCTCATTGAGCGTGTCGCTGGATCGATTGCAGGCGGGGAAGGGCGAGGAGCGGGAGCCGCCGGTGGCGAACTCGCTCATGGCGGCGATCAAGCGGTCGCAGGCGAATCAGCGGCGGCAGCCGGAGAATTTCAGCTTCTaccagcagcagcagcagcagtaCTCGTCGTTCTCGTCGGTTCCGGTGGTGAAGGTGGAGCTGCGGAATCTGATCGTTTCGATTTTAGACGATCCGCTTGTGAGCAGAGTGTTCGGAGAGGCGGGATTCAGGAGCTGCGACATCAAATTGGCGACGCTGCGGCCGGGGATTGGGGGTTTCCACTCGTCGCAGGTGTATGGTTGTACCTCGAGGTACAAGCGGCCTGGTGCGCCTGTGTTTTTGTGCAATTTGAACGGCGAGGGCGATTTGGGGAATTTGAATGGGGGGAGGGGTTTTAGCTTTCCGTTTATGGGGTGTTTCGCGGGGGACGACAGCTGTAGGAGGATAGGTGAGGTTATGGCGAGGGACAGGAAGAGATGCCCGCTTTTGTTGGGGATTTCTGCAGGAGATGCTCTGGCAGCTTTTTTGGAAACCGTGCGAGGCGGAAGCGGCGGCGCGTTGCCGGAGGGGATGAGCGGGCTGCGCGTGGAGCGCGTGAGGGATGAGATTTCGAGGTATTTGAGGTGTGATTGCGATGAGGAGGTGTTGGGGCTGAGGCTGAAGGAAGTGGAGAGGGCGGCGGAGGGCGGAGGGAGCGGTGGCGTGGTGGTGGATTTTGGGGATTTGGGGAATTTGGTGGGGGAGGGCGTGGGTGCGGAGAGGTTGAAGTTTGTGGTGGGGAATTTGGGGAAATTGGTggttggtggtggtgggagGATTGGGAAGGTGTGGCTGATTGGAATGGCGGCGACGTATGAGGTgtatttcaagattttgaacAGGTTTCCCTCCATTGAAGAGGATTGGGAGCTCGGTGTTTTGCCTATTACTTCCTTCAAGTTCGCCATGGGAGGCTCCTACCCTAGGTCCAG CTTGATGGAGTCTTTTGTTCCGCTGGGCGGGTTCTTCTCAATGCCACCAGAGACGAAGAGCCCCTTGAGCAACGGGTGCCATGTGGCTCGTTGCCAGCTATGCAACGACAAGTGCGAACAAGAAGTGGCCGCATTATCAAGCAGTGCATCTCCACCTGCTGAGAACCATCAATCTATTGGTTCCATAAAG GGCACAGATGATAGAGTGTTACTGAACACCAAAATTGAGGGGCTGCAGAAGAAATGGGACGCCATCTGCCAGCAACACCACATGGGACGAGGTCATGCTCACCAATCGAGCAATCAAGTCCCACGTGTTCTTGGCTTCCAAGTCAGGAGAGGGAATGATGGTAGCGACAATGAGTCGTCAAACAGCCAAGGAAACAAGAATCAAGAATCCTCAACCCTGTCCACTCACCTACAAAAGAGCTCCTCTTTCAAAGAACTCACCTCAAAATCTGGTGAAATACCTCCCAAGTTCAAATCTCCACATCTTGATCCTTCAACCGCCAGCGCAGATGATGATCGTACCTCTCCATCTTCAGTTACCTCAGTCACTACTGATCTAGGGTTGGCCATAGCGGATGCATTCACCCCCACCATCTCAAACTGTCAATCTGATATAGTGAAAGATCCCAAGCTGCTCTACAGAGCTCTCCTTGAAAGAGTCAGTCATCAAGAAGAGGCAGTTAGATCCATAGTTGAAGCTCTAACGCGAGGACTCGGTCGTGGGAACGTATGGATCAACATGAGGGGAGCTGATGGATTAAGCAAGAAGAAGCTGGGTCTGGCGATGGCGGAGGTAATGTACAGAAGCAGAGAAAGCCTTATCTATGTGGACTTGAGTTTCCAAGAAGAGATGAGTCAAGTAGATGCTTTGTTCAATGCCCAAATCAGTAACAAATATGAGCTAACAATGAGAGGTACTGTCGTGGATTACTTGGTCGAGAAGCTCAGCAAGAAGCCGGCTGTTGTCTTCCTCGACAATGTCGACAAAGCTGATCCCGTGGTCCAGAATACCCTGCTGCAGGCTGCCAAGACCGGCCGGTTCACAGACTGGTGCGGGCGAGAAGTGAGTGTCAGCAGCTGCGTGTTTCTCGGAGCCACGAGGCTTCTCTCGGAAGGAGACACGTGCGAAGACGAGGAACATGTGGCCAGCGTGAGGGGAAGTGCGATGCAGATAGTGGTGAGATTCGATCTGAGCGATGATCCCACCGCGAATAAAAGGAAGTTGGTCGGGCAGGAAAGGAGTAGCATCATCACcagcaacagcagcagcagccaCGAAACCGGGAAACGTGCACACAAGGCGTTGAAGTCCTACCTAGACTTGAACCTCCCAGCCGAAGGGAGTGAGATATGCAACACGATGGGATCGGAGTCTGAATCCAGCTCTgacaactcaaactcaaactcgTGGCTGGAGGAGCTGGACAGGGAAGTGAACGAAACAGTGGTGTTCAAGCAGTTCGATTTCTCCACACTCGAGAAGAAGGTGTTTGAAAGCATGGCGGGGTGCCTTCGAGACGTGGTCGGGTGCGAATGCGCGGTCGAGATAGAGGGGAAGGCGATGCGGCAGATTGTGGGGGCTGCATACTTGTATGGGGGAAAGATAGTGGAGGATTGGATTGGGAGTGTTGTGAGGGAGGGATTTGTGGGAGCCATGGGGAAGTATAGCCTGAGTAGCCGGTCGATCGTTCGAGTCGACGTCGTCGGGGAGGAGCAGCGGCAAGGGCTGCTGCCGGCCAGAGTTGCAGTCAAGTAG